The following coding sequences are from one Lipingzhangella halophila window:
- a CDS encoding metal-dependent hydrolase — protein sequence MMGHSHALSGVVGWMAIVPLVDGEQFLGVRFDLGPGEIVAGALVCAGAALVPDLDHKSATITQTYGVVTKALSAIFNWLFGGHRNGTHSLLFAALMGILVHGLVLWSDLAVQVFVFLLIGIAFNGLGFGMEKNRAASGIINALVTAGLTLALFINGVDYSWIGLAVAFGCLLHFLGDIATRMGVPLLWPVWGYRFGQNVGFDTDGAVERHLVTPLLTIGVVLYSTFRFPWPELLPAA from the coding sequence ATGATGGGGCACTCTCACGCGCTGAGCGGCGTGGTCGGCTGGATGGCGATCGTTCCCCTGGTCGATGGCGAACAGTTCCTGGGAGTCCGCTTCGACCTGGGCCCGGGAGAGATCGTCGCGGGCGCGCTCGTCTGCGCGGGCGCCGCGCTCGTCCCCGACCTCGACCACAAGAGCGCCACCATCACCCAGACGTACGGGGTGGTCACCAAGGCCCTCAGCGCCATCTTCAACTGGCTGTTCGGCGGGCACCGCAACGGCACCCACTCCCTGTTGTTCGCGGCGCTGATGGGCATCCTCGTGCACGGCCTCGTCCTGTGGTCGGACCTCGCCGTGCAGGTGTTCGTGTTCCTGCTGATCGGTATCGCGTTCAACGGCCTCGGGTTCGGGATGGAGAAGAACCGGGCGGCCTCGGGCATCATCAACGCGCTGGTCACCGCGGGCCTCACGCTCGCGCTGTTCATCAACGGGGTGGACTACTCGTGGATCGGCCTGGCCGTCGCGTTCGGCTGCCTGCTGCACTTCCTCGGGGACATCGCCACCCGAATGGGTGTGCCGCTGCTGTGGCCCGTCTGGGGCTACCGCTTCGGGCAGAACGTGGGCTTCGACACCGACGGCGCGGTGGAGCGGCACCTGGTCACACCGCTGCTCACGATCGGCGTGGTGCTGTACTCGACGTTCCGGTTCCCCTGGCCGGAGCTGCTGCCCGCTGCGTGA
- a CDS encoding ABC transporter ATP-binding protein yields the protein MSGPVIDVHGLRVRYRGSAAPAVDGMTFGVRTGEIFGFLGPSGAGKSTVQKVLTRLLRRYEGRVEVLGRPLTGWHSDYYERIGVGFELPAQFSKLTGRENLTAFARLYSGATESPGYLLDLVGLGDAADQRAGTYSKGMRLRLNLARALINRPELLFLDEPTSGQDPVHAESVRAIIRAQAAAGRTVVLTTHDMATADQLCDRVAFVSRGRLAAVDAPRELKRVHGRPGVVVEYRADGQLGRREFGVDSIATDPSFARLANDGVIETIHTREASLDQVFAAVTAETL from the coding sequence ATGTCCGGTCCCGTCATCGACGTCCACGGGCTGCGGGTCCGCTACCGGGGCAGCGCCGCGCCCGCGGTCGACGGCATGACCTTCGGCGTCCGGACCGGGGAGATCTTCGGTTTCCTCGGCCCGTCCGGGGCGGGCAAGAGCACCGTGCAGAAGGTGCTCACCCGCCTGCTGCGCCGCTACGAGGGGCGGGTCGAGGTCCTCGGGCGCCCACTCACCGGCTGGCACTCGGACTACTACGAGCGCATCGGGGTCGGTTTCGAGCTCCCCGCCCAGTTCAGCAAGCTCACCGGACGTGAGAACCTCACCGCGTTCGCCCGGCTCTACTCGGGAGCCACCGAGTCGCCCGGCTACCTCCTCGACCTGGTGGGCCTGGGCGACGCCGCCGACCAGCGAGCCGGAACCTACTCCAAGGGCATGCGGCTCCGGCTGAACCTGGCCCGCGCCCTGATCAACCGTCCGGAGCTGCTGTTCCTGGACGAGCCCACCTCCGGCCAGGACCCGGTGCACGCCGAAAGCGTCCGCGCCATCATCCGGGCCCAGGCCGCGGCCGGCCGCACCGTCGTGCTGACCACACACGACATGGCGACCGCCGACCAGTTGTGCGACCGGGTGGCCTTCGTCTCCCGGGGCAGGCTCGCCGCAGTGGACGCCCCTCGCGAGCTCAAACGCGTCCACGGCCGCCCCGGCGTGGTGGTCGAGTACCGCGCGGACGGCCAACTCGGGCGCCGGGAGTTCGGCGTCGACAGCATCGCCACCGACCCGTCGTTCGCCAGGTTGGCGAACGACGGAGTCATCGAGACCATCCACACCCGCGAGGCCTCGTTGGACCAGGTGTTCGCCGCCGTCACCGCGGAGACGCTGTGA
- a CDS encoding O-methyltransferase codes for MTRSTETLTPELHEYLVAHSAPVDSVLADLAAETARLYPEYTRLQIGPEQGTFMTLLARMSGARSIVEIGTFTGYSSICLARGMAPDGTLLTCDVSEEWTSVARRYWKHAGVADRVTLSLGPALQTLRSLPADQRFDLAFIDADKEGYVAYWDELVPRMAPGGVLLADNTFSHGRVIDDSDTSPAVQGIRDFNDHALADDRVELVMLPIGDGLTLARKLS; via the coding sequence GTGACACGTAGCACGGAGACCCTGACACCAGAACTGCACGAGTACCTGGTGGCGCACAGCGCCCCGGTCGACAGCGTCCTGGCCGACCTCGCCGCCGAGACCGCGCGGCTCTACCCCGAGTACACCCGCCTGCAGATCGGCCCCGAACAGGGGACGTTCATGACGCTGCTGGCGCGGATGAGCGGCGCACGCAGCATCGTGGAGATCGGCACGTTCACCGGATACTCCTCGATCTGCCTCGCCCGCGGCATGGCACCCGACGGCACCCTGCTGACCTGCGACGTCAGCGAGGAGTGGACCTCGGTCGCGCGACGCTACTGGAAGCACGCCGGGGTGGCCGACCGGGTCACGCTCTCACTGGGCCCCGCGTTGCAGACGCTGCGGTCGCTCCCCGCCGACCAGCGGTTCGACCTGGCGTTCATCGACGCCGACAAGGAGGGCTACGTCGCCTACTGGGACGAGCTGGTCCCGCGTATGGCCCCCGGCGGGGTACTGCTGGCCGACAACACCTTTTCGCACGGGCGGGTCATCGACGATTCCGACACCTCCCCGGCGGTACAAGGCATCCGCGACTTCAACGACCACGCTCTCGCCGACGACCGGGTGGAGCTGGTCATGCTCCCCATCGGCGACGGCCTCACCCTCGCACGCAAGCTGTCCTGA
- a CDS encoding fluoroquinolone export ABC transporter permease subunit: protein MSRLAAAIALELRVQLRYGVIAVAAGLTAAWTAVLAVLPERVAATAAPFLLLVDTATFGALLVAGLLMFERAEGARATLAMTPLRTTEYLAARLVTLTGISVLSAAPIALVAARDRIGTAAEAVAALFPVLCGVGLATVLLLSLAGTMAGRAPELTRFLVVAPLPLAPLIAVPLGYLAGVLEHPAAFAVPTTAAAELVRLGVTPDAARLSGTGLAWAVGYLVLWCAGLVVVAVRHLRAELTHPTRAAHPTRVAAPVPDASPTAGAAHGAPPAPRHRRLPGGVLVALFLIDLRGVGRELVLVVIVAAPLLLALALRFGYPPVTGYVWREHGLDLGPYLPLALAVFVLLHVPMMAGSAGALRLVEDADDRTLAVLRVSPASLGWYLTYRVLLTGVAAVAGLAVAVPLSGLAPQGWGPGLAVAVLLAGLQAPLLMLAVTAVAGNKVGALAAVKGLGPVMLVPVAMWFLPDPAGWTLAWLPPFWPVQALWGAPAGIPLPAATALGLLVSAAVTALLARRTALRLREAQ from the coding sequence GTGAGCCGCCTGGCAGCGGCTATCGCCCTGGAGCTGCGTGTCCAGTTGCGCTACGGGGTCATCGCGGTCGCGGCCGGGCTCACCGCCGCCTGGACGGCGGTACTCGCGGTCCTACCGGAGCGGGTGGCCGCCACTGCCGCCCCGTTCCTGCTGCTCGTGGACACCGCGACGTTCGGCGCGCTGCTGGTCGCGGGGTTGCTGATGTTCGAGCGGGCCGAGGGGGCGCGTGCCACCCTCGCGATGACGCCGCTGCGCACCACGGAGTACCTGGCCGCGCGGCTGGTGACGCTGACCGGTATCTCGGTGCTGTCCGCCGCGCCCATCGCGCTGGTGGCTGCGCGGGACCGGATCGGCACCGCGGCCGAGGCGGTCGCGGCGCTGTTCCCGGTGCTGTGCGGGGTCGGCCTCGCGACAGTGCTGCTCCTGTCGCTGGCCGGCACCATGGCGGGGCGCGCGCCGGAGCTGACGCGGTTCCTGGTCGTCGCGCCGCTACCGCTGGCTCCGCTCATCGCGGTCCCGCTCGGGTACCTGGCCGGGGTGCTGGAGCACCCCGCGGCCTTCGCCGTGCCGACCACCGCCGCGGCGGAGCTGGTGCGCCTCGGTGTCACTCCCGATGCGGCACGGCTCTCCGGCACCGGCCTCGCGTGGGCGGTCGGATACCTCGTCCTGTGGTGTGCCGGACTGGTCGTGGTGGCCGTGCGGCACCTGCGCGCGGAGCTCACGCACCCGACGCGCGCGGCGCACCCGACGCGCGTGGCGGCACCGGTGCCCGACGCCTCCCCGACAGCGGGTGCCGCGCACGGGGCACCGCCCGCGCCGCGGCACCGCCGCCTCCCCGGCGGTGTCCTGGTGGCGCTGTTCCTGATCGACCTGCGGGGAGTCGGGCGCGAGCTGGTCCTCGTGGTGATCGTGGCGGCGCCGTTGCTGCTCGCGCTGGCCCTGCGCTTCGGCTATCCGCCGGTGACCGGCTACGTGTGGCGGGAGCACGGGCTCGACCTGGGGCCGTACCTGCCGCTGGCCCTCGCTGTGTTCGTCCTGCTGCACGTGCCGATGATGGCGGGCTCGGCGGGGGCTCTGCGCCTGGTCGAGGACGCCGACGACCGCACCCTGGCGGTGCTGCGGGTCTCGCCGGCGTCCCTGGGGTGGTACCTGACCTACCGCGTGCTGCTGACCGGCGTCGCGGCCGTCGCGGGGCTGGCCGTGGCGGTTCCGCTGTCCGGCCTGGCTCCTCAGGGCTGGGGGCCGGGTCTGGCCGTCGCGGTGCTGCTCGCCGGGCTGCAGGCGCCGTTGCTGATGCTCGCTGTCACGGCTGTGGCCGGCAACAAGGTGGGGGCGCTGGCCGCGGTGAAGGGGCTCGGTCCCGTCATGCTCGTGCCCGTGGCCATGTGGTTCCTGCCGGACCCGGCGGGCTGGACGCTTGCCTGGCTGCCACCGTTCTGGCCCGTCCAGGCGCTGTGGGGTGCTCCGGCGGGAATCCCGCTGCCCGCCGCAACGGCCCTCGGGCTGCTGGTCAGTGCGGCGGTTACAGCACTACTGGCGCGCCGGACCGCGCTCCGGCTGCGGGAGGCGCAGTGA
- a CDS encoding ABC transporter permease translates to MSGQRPVPEGVPASARALAWERRRRAFAGFCRQYARNRAGLWGLGGLLLIGAIALSAPLFIDQAGLSLTDAPGGRFQPPSAEYPLGTDAFGRSVLELVVWGARISLAVGFLATFVSVALGTLIGIVAGHFGGVGANILMRVTDWFMVLPALVMAIALAAVLSRSTLTIIIAIGVTAWPVTARLVRAQTLAVEARPFIERARALGGGHGHVMTRHVLPNVMPVVLAQTTLLVAEAIIMESTLAFLGLGDPGTISWGGILQDARNAGAVSSGIWWYMIPPGLAIALVALSFTLCGRALEGVLNPRLRERR, encoded by the coding sequence ATGAGCGGGCAGCGGCCGGTCCCCGAAGGCGTCCCCGCCTCCGCCCGCGCGCTGGCCTGGGAGCGCCGCCGCCGCGCCTTCGCCGGGTTCTGCCGGCAGTACGCCCGCAACCGGGCCGGGCTGTGGGGCCTGGGCGGGCTACTGCTGATCGGGGCGATCGCCCTGAGCGCTCCGCTGTTCATAGACCAGGCCGGGCTCAGCCTCACCGACGCCCCCGGCGGGCGCTTCCAACCGCCCAGCGCCGAGTACCCGCTCGGCACCGACGCCTTCGGGCGTTCCGTGCTCGAACTGGTGGTGTGGGGCGCGCGGATCTCGCTCGCGGTCGGGTTCCTGGCCACGTTCGTGTCGGTCGCCCTGGGCACCCTGATCGGCATCGTCGCCGGACACTTCGGCGGAGTGGGCGCGAACATCCTCATGCGCGTCACCGACTGGTTCATGGTGCTCCCGGCGCTCGTGATGGCCATCGCGCTCGCCGCGGTGCTGAGCCGAAGCACGCTGACCATCATCATCGCGATCGGCGTCACCGCCTGGCCCGTTACCGCCCGGTTGGTCCGGGCGCAGACGCTCGCGGTCGAGGCGCGCCCGTTCATCGAGCGGGCGCGGGCGCTCGGCGGCGGCCACGGGCACGTCATGACGCGGCACGTGCTGCCGAACGTGATGCCGGTCGTGCTGGCGCAGACCACGCTGCTGGTCGCGGAGGCCATCATCATGGAGTCGACACTGGCCTTCCTCGGGCTCGGCGACCCCGGCACGATCTCGTGGGGCGGGATCCTGCAGGACGCCCGCAACGCCGGCGCGGTCAGCTCCGGGATCTGGTGGTACATGATTCCGCCGGGCCTGGCCATCGCGCTGGTCGCGCTGTCCTTCACGTTGTGCGGGCGCGCGCTCGAAGGTGTGCTCAACCCGAGGCTGCGGGAGCGGCGGTGA
- a CDS encoding arsenate-mycothiol transferase ArsC, with translation MDPNPALPGLLSDDAVLDRIAQRTAARFTGVFSEQTVHRHVRDAYRALTRTAHVTTHLAVVTERFATEQLTAVAQVQGRLPKPRYEVLFVCDHNAGRSQIAAALLRHLAGELVNVRSAGSAPAGGFDPTVARAVQELGADLDEDYPKPLTDAVVQAADVVVTMGCGDACPVYPGKRYLDWNVSDPLGRSLNEVRAIRNAIDVRVRKLAAELRAD, from the coding sequence ATGGACCCGAACCCAGCACTGCCCGGGCTGCTCTCCGACGACGCGGTCCTGGACCGGATCGCCCAGCGCACCGCCGCCCGGTTCACCGGGGTCTTCTCCGAGCAGACCGTCCACCGGCACGTGCGCGACGCCTATCGGGCCCTGACCCGGACCGCGCACGTCACGACGCACCTGGCGGTGGTCACCGAGCGGTTCGCCACCGAGCAGCTCACCGCGGTTGCCCAGGTCCAGGGCCGGCTGCCCAAGCCCCGCTACGAGGTGCTGTTCGTGTGCGACCACAACGCGGGGCGGTCCCAGATAGCGGCGGCCCTGCTCCGGCACCTGGCCGGCGAGCTGGTCAACGTCCGCTCCGCGGGGTCCGCCCCGGCCGGCGGGTTCGACCCGACCGTGGCCCGGGCCGTCCAGGAGCTCGGGGCGGACCTCGACGAGGACTACCCCAAGCCGCTCACCGACGCCGTTGTCCAGGCTGCGGACGTGGTCGTCACCATGGGCTGCGGGGACGCCTGCCCGGTCTACCCCGGCAAGCGCTACCTCGACTGGAACGTCTCGGACCCCCTCGGACGCTCACTGAACGAGGTCCGCGCCATCCGCAACGCCATCGACGTCCGGGTCCGCAAACTGGCCGCCGAGCTGCGCGCGGACTAG
- a CDS encoding ABC transporter permease translates to MTQTATAAGRTDPGRARRIRILRYVGGRLLTAVVSLVAVLVTSFFLFRILPGDPVRAMTTGREVTVEQKAELRRQFGLDQPLWQQFLDYCAGLLRFDFGVSYQFRVPVSELIAGAIGPTVLLAGTGTLIAALLGVTLGIRSGWRPGSVGDRANTAVALFLFSVPSFWLGLLLIVVLASGVGWLPGLFPTGGMVTPGVDGAFAVTLDVVHHLVLPVATMVAVVYAQYLMIMRSSMLDEAGSDYLTTARAKGLRDALVLRRHAAPNALLPTVTLIFLNLGRVVSGVILIETVFSWPGLGSLFYEGLRVPDLPLVQALFVFFASAVIIMNLLADLVYPLLDPRVRT, encoded by the coding sequence GTGACGCAGACCGCCACCGCCGCTGGGCGAACCGATCCCGGCCGAGCCCGCAGGATCCGGATACTCCGTTACGTGGGTGGACGACTGCTCACGGCGGTGGTGTCGCTGGTCGCCGTGCTGGTCACCAGCTTCTTCCTCTTCCGGATCCTGCCGGGCGACCCGGTGCGCGCGATGACCACCGGGCGCGAGGTCACCGTGGAGCAGAAGGCGGAGCTGCGCCGCCAGTTCGGTCTGGACCAGCCGCTGTGGCAGCAGTTCCTCGACTACTGCGCCGGGCTTCTCCGGTTCGACTTCGGAGTCTCCTACCAGTTCCGGGTCCCGGTCTCCGAGCTCATCGCCGGCGCGATCGGCCCCACCGTGCTGCTCGCGGGCACCGGGACGTTGATCGCCGCGTTGCTCGGGGTGACCCTGGGCATCCGCTCGGGATGGCGCCCGGGGTCGGTGGGCGACCGCGCCAACACCGCCGTGGCACTGTTCCTGTTCTCGGTGCCGTCGTTCTGGCTGGGCCTGCTGCTCATCGTCGTGCTGGCCTCCGGTGTGGGCTGGCTGCCCGGGCTGTTCCCGACGGGCGGCATGGTGACCCCCGGTGTCGACGGCGCTTTCGCCGTCACCCTGGACGTCGTGCACCACCTGGTGCTGCCCGTGGCCACGATGGTCGCCGTGGTCTACGCGCAGTACCTGATGATCATGCGTTCCTCCATGCTCGACGAGGCCGGTTCCGACTACCTCACCACGGCCCGCGCCAAGGGGTTGCGCGACGCCCTCGTACTGCGCCGCCACGCGGCCCCCAACGCCCTGTTGCCCACGGTGACCCTGATCTTCCTCAACCTGGGCCGGGTGGTCAGCGGTGTCATCCTGATCGAGACCGTGTTCTCCTGGCCCGGGCTCGGCTCGCTGTTCTATGAAGGACTGCGGGTGCCCGACCTCCCACTCGTCCAGGCCCTGTTCGTCTTCTTCGCGAGCGCGGTGATCATCATGAACCTCCTCGCTGACCTGGTGTACCCCCTGCTGGACCCGCGGGTGCGGACATGA
- a CDS encoding ABC transporter substrate-binding protein — protein MVTKHAPSGSRRRPTRTPGRRLGRHLRGLAATGAATVLVLAAMPPAAADGSSEENTLTIAVSQQVDSFSPFLAQLLLTTSIHRLTYDYLTNYDPETNEPIEGLAESWEPSDDGRTWTFDIRDDAQWSDGEPVTAEDVAWTYTTMMEDDAAATAQGNFVENFEEVTAPDENTVEITLDEPQATMLALDIPIVPKHVWENVDDFAEFNNDQFPIVGSGPFVLTDHKPNRSITLEANPDYWRGAPGFDRIVFRYYDDQDAAVEALRSGEVSFVEGLTPTQADDLDGEENVTVNNADGKRFEGFTINPGAETQDGEEFGDGHPALEDKTLRQAIMAAIDKDEIVNKVYGGYAEAAEGYIPSRYDDYTWAPEGDDRIDFDPDDANDMLDKAGYEIGDDGVRESPDGDRLELRMHVHNDDPARVDIGRLLEERLAEIGIEIDNQTVDPGVLSDALYAGEYDLIFTGWTVNPDPDAVLGIHTCDALPTEPGTMRGDAYFCNEEYDKLYEQQLAEFDDPEQRAEYVKEMQAILYDEAVVNVLTYPNAIEAYRSDQIADIQVQPDPGGNIFGQDGYWSWWSAEPAAADDTGPVTSLPAWAIAAVAGAAVLVLAGAGVLVAVLVRRRAATVGDRE, from the coding sequence ATGGTCACTAAGCACGCGCCTTCTGGTTCCCGTCGCCGACCAACACGCACCCCGGGGCGGCGCCTCGGCCGCCATCTCCGCGGACTGGCCGCCACAGGCGCCGCGACCGTGCTCGTGCTGGCGGCCATGCCGCCCGCCGCCGCGGACGGGTCATCCGAGGAGAACACGCTCACCATCGCGGTATCGCAGCAGGTCGACTCGTTCAGCCCGTTCCTCGCGCAACTGCTGCTCACCACCAGCATCCACCGGCTGACCTACGACTACCTCACCAACTACGACCCCGAGACCAACGAGCCCATCGAGGGGTTGGCGGAGTCCTGGGAGCCCTCCGACGACGGCCGCACCTGGACGTTCGACATCCGCGACGACGCGCAGTGGAGCGACGGCGAACCGGTCACGGCCGAGGACGTCGCCTGGACCTACACCACGATGATGGAGGACGACGCGGCGGCCACCGCCCAGGGCAATTTCGTGGAGAACTTCGAGGAGGTCACCGCGCCCGACGAGAACACGGTCGAGATCACCCTGGACGAGCCGCAGGCGACCATGCTCGCCCTGGACATCCCGATCGTTCCCAAGCACGTCTGGGAGAACGTCGACGACTTCGCGGAGTTCAACAACGACCAGTTCCCGATCGTGGGCAGCGGTCCGTTCGTCCTGACCGACCACAAGCCGAACCGCTCGATCACGTTGGAGGCCAACCCGGACTACTGGCGCGGGGCTCCCGGGTTCGACCGGATCGTCTTCCGCTACTACGACGACCAGGACGCCGCGGTCGAGGCGCTGCGCTCGGGCGAGGTCTCGTTCGTCGAGGGGCTCACGCCCACCCAGGCCGACGATCTCGACGGCGAGGAGAACGTCACCGTCAACAACGCCGACGGCAAGCGGTTCGAGGGGTTCACCATCAACCCCGGCGCCGAGACCCAGGACGGTGAGGAGTTCGGCGACGGGCACCCGGCACTGGAGGACAAGACGCTGCGCCAGGCCATCATGGCCGCCATCGACAAGGACGAGATCGTCAACAAGGTCTACGGCGGCTACGCCGAAGCCGCCGAGGGCTACATCCCGTCGCGCTACGACGACTACACCTGGGCTCCCGAGGGCGACGACCGGATCGACTTCGACCCGGACGACGCCAACGACATGCTCGACAAGGCCGGCTACGAGATTGGCGACGACGGCGTGCGCGAGTCCCCCGACGGCGACCGGCTCGAACTGCGCATGCACGTACACAACGACGACCCGGCCCGGGTGGACATCGGACGGCTGCTGGAGGAGCGGCTGGCCGAGATCGGGATCGAGATCGACAACCAGACCGTGGACCCCGGGGTGCTCAGCGACGCGCTGTACGCCGGCGAGTACGACCTGATCTTCACCGGCTGGACCGTCAACCCCGACCCGGACGCCGTACTCGGCATCCACACGTGCGACGCGCTGCCCACCGAACCCGGCACCATGCGGGGCGACGCCTACTTCTGCAACGAGGAGTACGACAAGCTCTACGAGCAGCAGCTCGCCGAGTTCGACGACCCCGAGCAGCGCGCCGAGTACGTCAAGGAGATGCAGGCCATCCTGTACGACGAGGCCGTGGTCAACGTGCTCACCTACCCGAACGCGATCGAGGCGTACCGCTCCGACCAGATCGCCGACATCCAGGTGCAGCCCGACCCCGGGGGCAACATCTTCGGCCAGGACGGCTACTGGAGCTGGTGGTCGGCGGAGCCGGCCGCGGCGGACGACACCGGCCCGGTGACCAGCCTGCCCGCGTGGGCGATCGCCGCGGTTGCGGGCGCCGCCGTGCTGGTGCTCGCCGGGGCCGGTGTCCTGGTCGCCGTCCTCGTGCGCAGGCGGGCGGCGACGGTCGGGGATCGAGAGTGA
- a CDS encoding ABC transporter ATP-binding protein, which translates to MTAHADQPPAARPAAGTPVLSAQGLHVAFTGRGTRASARAVDGVDLDVYPGEIVALVGESGCGKSTLARALLGLERPSAGRVVFEGEPLRYAMRALRAYRRRVQLVLQDPTGALNPKHTVYDAVAEGIRVHEGHTPDERDRVSRALSRCGLRPPERFFLSYPHELSGGQRQRVVIAGALVLEPQAIIADEPVASLDASVRGEILRLLLQLRSELGLSALVVTHDLGLAWNIADRVAVMYLGRVVEAGTVEDVLTAPRHPYTQALLSVLPESGATSPVVLAGEPPDPTRIPGGCRFHARCQVLASGQADGVAERCRGEDPGVLDGGTAAQVACHWANASTL; encoded by the coding sequence ATGACCGCGCACGCCGACCAGCCGCCGGCCGCGCGCCCGGCCGCGGGCACGCCGGTGCTCAGCGCACAGGGGCTGCACGTGGCGTTCACCGGACGCGGGACCCGGGCCTCGGCCCGCGCTGTCGACGGCGTCGATCTCGACGTGTACCCGGGGGAGATCGTCGCCCTGGTCGGTGAGTCCGGGTGCGGCAAGTCCACGCTCGCCCGCGCCCTCCTCGGCCTGGAGCGGCCGAGTGCGGGCCGGGTGGTGTTCGAGGGCGAGCCGCTGCGCTACGCGATGCGCGCGCTTCGCGCGTACCGGCGGCGGGTGCAACTGGTGCTGCAGGACCCCACCGGGGCGCTGAACCCCAAGCACACGGTCTACGACGCGGTGGCCGAGGGGATCCGGGTGCACGAGGGGCACACGCCCGACGAGCGCGACCGGGTGTCCCGGGCGCTGTCGCGCTGCGGGTTGCGCCCGCCCGAACGCTTCTTCCTGAGCTACCCGCACGAGCTGTCCGGCGGGCAGCGCCAGCGCGTCGTGATCGCGGGCGCGCTGGTGCTCGAACCCCAGGCCATCATCGCCGACGAGCCGGTGGCGTCGCTGGACGCCTCGGTCCGCGGGGAGATCCTGCGTCTGCTGCTCCAGCTCCGATCCGAGCTCGGGTTGTCCGCGCTGGTGGTGACGCACGACCTGGGCCTGGCGTGGAACATCGCCGACCGGGTGGCCGTGATGTACCTGGGGCGGGTCGTGGAGGCCGGCACCGTCGAGGACGTGCTCACCGCGCCGCGGCACCCCTACACGCAGGCGCTGCTGTCGGTGCTGCCCGAGAGCGGCGCGACCTCGCCGGTCGTCCTCGCTGGCGAGCCTCCGGACCCCACCCGCATCCCCGGCGGGTGCCGGTTCCACGCCCGGTGCCAGGTGCTGGCCTCGGGACAGGCGGACGGGGTGGCCGAGCGCTGCCGCGGCGAGGACCCCGGCGTCCTCGACGGCGGTACCGCGGCCCAGGTGGCCTGCCACTGGGCGAACGCCAGCACTCTGTAG
- a CDS encoding ABC transporter ATP-binding protein has protein sequence MNYLEVDDLHVSYRTGKGEVPAVRGVAFGLAPGRKLGVAGESGCGKSTVALALLRLLPKSARIQGRVLLDGEDVLTMRWGRLRAVRWAGASIVFQGAMHSLNAVRRVGDQIAEPIRLHGSAPPDRVSQRVGELLDQVGLPPWRARAYPHELSGGQRQRVMIAMALACEPRLVIADEPTTALDVMIQAQILRLIDRLVAEHGISMMMISHDLSVLAETCDRLAVMYAGRVVEEGPASAVYDDPRHPYAAALSAAFPRIGDPASRRAPHGLAGDPPDPADLPEGCSFRPRCAVAEHRCSAVDPVLWPVAGGNEGGAGRSAACVRVLGDNAPENADTVGAEAEPPGSDDVLPTQESGAQP, from the coding sequence GTGAACTACCTGGAAGTCGACGACCTGCATGTCAGTTACCGCACGGGCAAGGGCGAGGTCCCGGCAGTACGCGGGGTGGCCTTCGGCCTGGCTCCGGGGCGCAAGCTCGGGGTGGCCGGCGAGTCCGGGTGCGGCAAGTCCACGGTGGCGCTCGCGCTACTGCGGCTGCTGCCGAAATCGGCCAGGATCCAGGGGCGGGTCCTGCTCGACGGCGAGGACGTGCTCACCATGCGGTGGGGCCGGCTGCGCGCGGTGCGCTGGGCGGGTGCGTCGATCGTCTTCCAGGGGGCGATGCACTCGCTGAACGCCGTCCGCCGCGTCGGCGACCAGATCGCCGAGCCCATCCGGCTGCACGGGAGTGCCCCGCCGGACCGGGTCTCCCAGCGGGTTGGCGAGCTGCTGGACCAGGTCGGCCTGCCACCGTGGCGCGCGCGGGCCTACCCGCACGAGCTGTCCGGCGGGCAGCGCCAGCGCGTGATGATCGCCATGGCACTGGCCTGCGAGCCGCGACTGGTGATCGCCGACGAACCGACGACCGCGCTCGACGTCATGATCCAGGCGCAGATCCTGCGGCTCATCGACCGGCTCGTGGCCGAGCACGGGATCAGCATGATGATGATCAGCCACGACCTGTCGGTGCTCGCCGAGACCTGCGACCGCCTCGCGGTGATGTACGCGGGACGGGTCGTCGAGGAGGGGCCCGCCAGCGCGGTCTACGACGACCCGCGCCACCCCTATGCCGCGGCCCTCAGCGCGGCCTTCCCGAGGATCGGCGACCCCGCGTCGCGCCGCGCCCCGCACGGCCTCGCGGGCGACCCGCCCGACCCGGCCGACCTGCCGGAGGGGTGCTCGTTCCGGCCGCGCTGCGCGGTCGCCGAGCACCGCTGCTCGGCGGTCGACCCCGTGCTGTGGCCGGTGGCCGGCGGCAACGAGGGCGGCGCCGGGAGGTCGGCGGCATGTGTGCGGGTCCTCGGCGACAACGCACCAGAGAACGCGGACACCGTAGGCGCCGAGGCGGAACCGCCGGGCTCCGACGATGTCCTCCCGACCCAGGAAAGCGGGGCGCAGCCATGA